A section of the Hirschia baltica ATCC 49814 genome encodes:
- the fliI gene encoding flagellar protein export ATPase FliI: MLQQAIKDIKNIEKQMFEGRVVAVEGLRIEATGPAEALRLGAYARFGNKEGPRGELVGFEGERAVFLACDDVDGLRPGAAVCFSADDAIVRVSNSWLGRVVDAFGAPVDGGLPLAQGSISRQIKAVPPAAHSRARVSEPMSLGVRALDGFAPCAVGQRMGLFAGSGVGKSTLMSMLARNAQADVVVIGLIGERGREVREFVEDTLGIEGLARSVVVSATSDETAPRRRRAAWMTMAVAEHFRDQGYKVLCLLDSVTRFAMAQREIGLAAGEPPTTKGYTPSVFSELPKLLERAGPGKIVPAGQPQGQITGLFTVLVDGDDHNEPVADAVRGILDGHIVMDRKIAERGRYPAIDVLKSLSRLASHLYTPETAEIARQARRLMSLYSDMEELVRIGAYARGADPEVDRAVQLSPDIEKILTQHVNENSPPEETFAMLAQVLGMNAEAAPNPHIHAAEAAMAAQGGERRSENRASLARQLGGN; the protein is encoded by the coding sequence GTGCTTCAACAGGCTATCAAAGATATTAAAAATATTGAAAAACAAATGTTTGAGGGTCGAGTTGTGGCTGTTGAAGGCTTGCGAATCGAAGCGACTGGACCTGCTGAAGCATTGCGCTTAGGTGCTTATGCTCGCTTTGGAAACAAGGAAGGCCCGCGTGGTGAGCTAGTCGGATTTGAAGGTGAGCGCGCCGTTTTCCTCGCATGTGATGATGTAGATGGTTTGCGCCCAGGGGCTGCAGTGTGTTTTTCTGCAGATGATGCAATTGTTAGGGTGTCAAATTCTTGGTTGGGCCGCGTTGTTGATGCTTTTGGTGCGCCAGTTGATGGTGGTTTACCATTAGCGCAAGGCTCAATTTCGCGGCAAATTAAGGCTGTGCCACCTGCTGCGCACTCAAGAGCGCGGGTTTCTGAGCCGATGTCATTAGGAGTGCGAGCACTTGATGGCTTTGCACCATGTGCAGTGGGACAGCGTATGGGCCTCTTTGCTGGATCGGGTGTGGGTAAATCAACTTTGATGTCGATGCTGGCAAGGAATGCACAAGCTGATGTCGTGGTGATTGGCTTGATCGGTGAACGTGGCCGTGAGGTAAGAGAATTTGTTGAAGACACACTAGGAATTGAAGGTTTGGCGCGTTCTGTTGTTGTGTCTGCTACATCGGATGAAACTGCGCCGCGCCGTAGACGGGCGGCATGGATGACAATGGCGGTTGCTGAACATTTTAGAGACCAAGGTTATAAAGTGTTGTGTTTGCTGGATTCCGTAACCCGTTTTGCGATGGCGCAAAGAGAGATTGGGTTGGCCGCAGGTGAACCGCCAACGACCAAAGGGTATACGCCATCTGTTTTTTCTGAACTTCCTAAATTATTAGAGAGAGCGGGGCCGGGGAAAATCGTACCAGCTGGACAGCCTCAAGGCCAAATAACGGGTTTATTCACTGTGCTTGTGGATGGCGATGATCACAATGAGCCGGTCGCTGATGCCGTACGTGGTATTCTCGATGGGCATATTGTGATGGATCGTAAAATTGCAGAGAGAGGGCGCTATCCCGCGATAGATGTGCTTAAATCTTTGTCACGATTGGCAAGCCATCTTTATACGCCAGAAACAGCAGAAATTGCGAGGCAGGCTCGCCGGTTGATGTCGCTTTATTCTGATATGGAAGAATTGGTGCGGATTGGTGCATATGCGCGCGGGGCAGACCCAGAAGTGGACCGGGCTGTGCAGTTATCTCCTGATATAGAAAAAATATTGACGCAGCATGTGAATGAAAATTCTCCTCCTGAGGAAACATTTGCGATGCTGGCTCAGGTTTTGGGAATGAATGCTGAAGCGGCACCAAATCCACATATTCATGCCGCAGAAGCTGCGATGGCAGCGCAAGGGGGAGAGCGCCGGAGTGAAAATCGGGCATCTCTCGCACGTCAATTAGGCGGCAATTAA
- a CDS encoding LysR family transcriptional regulator: MKNIDWSLLQSFVNVCEYGSFSAAARATNGSQATLSRHITMLEQQLETRLFDRLVSGVELTTKGIDVLRHASNMADAAGQLSMATEGEDQAISGTVRVTAATMTATYILPEIISELRIEEPMIDIELVASNRTENLVRREADIAIRMATPTQENLFARKLGDMEFGLYGAKEYLNRHPAPQTGEDLLSHNVVGFDTKDIALLITAMKKHGIDVDREFFTFRSDDHVVCWKMVVAGYGLGIIQRKIGDAEPLVSRIDLPNTMARLPIWLIAHSELKTNLRVRRVFDFLAKKITDKL, translated from the coding sequence ATGAAAAATATAGACTGGTCTCTCCTGCAATCATTCGTAAACGTCTGCGAATATGGCTCTTTCTCAGCTGCGGCTCGTGCAACAAATGGCAGCCAAGCTACGCTAAGTCGCCACATCACTATGCTGGAACAACAACTTGAAACCCGTCTCTTTGACCGTTTAGTGAGCGGCGTTGAACTAACGACAAAAGGCATTGATGTCCTCCGACACGCTTCAAACATGGCCGATGCAGCGGGTCAGTTGTCAATGGCGACAGAAGGAGAAGACCAGGCCATATCAGGCACTGTTCGGGTAACAGCTGCAACTATGACAGCAACCTATATTCTTCCAGAGATCATTAGCGAACTGCGTATTGAAGAACCTATGATAGATATTGAACTTGTCGCGTCAAACAGGACTGAAAACCTTGTTCGCCGAGAAGCTGATATCGCCATTAGAATGGCAACCCCTACTCAAGAAAATCTCTTTGCGCGCAAACTAGGAGACATGGAATTTGGTCTGTATGGTGCCAAAGAATACCTAAACCGACACCCAGCTCCACAAACAGGAGAAGACTTACTTTCCCATAATGTGGTGGGGTTTGATACAAAAGACATTGCTCTCCTGATTACTGCCATGAAAAAACATGGGATCGACGTCGATCGGGAATTTTTTACCTTCAGAAGCGATGATCACGTCGTGTGCTGGAAAATGGTAGTTGCTGGGTATGGACTAGGTATCATTCAACGCAAAATTGGTGATGCTGAACCCTTGGTTTCCCGCATAGATTTACCCAACACCATGGCGCGATTACCCATCTGGCTCATCGCGCATTCAGAATTAAAGACCAACCTTCGTGTGCGACGGGTTTTTGATTTTCTCGCCAAGAAAATCACGGACAAGTTATAA
- the ctrA gene encoding response regulator transcription factor CtrA, with protein sequence MRVLLIEDDDAVARSIDLMLKAAGFNIYITDLGEEGVDLGKVYEYDLIILDLSLPDISGYEVLKQLRMSRINTPVLILSGNPDIEAKVKTLGYGADDYLTKPFNKDELIARITAIVRRSKGHAESVIRTGDILVNLDAKTVEVKNQRVHLTGKEYQMFELLSLRKGTTLTKEMFLNHLYGGMDEPELKIIDVFICKLRKKLQKATGGDHFIETVWGRGYVLRDPSPQIAVDAA encoded by the coding sequence ATGCGGGTCTTGTTGATAGAAGACGATGATGCGGTTGCACGCAGCATTGACCTAATGTTGAAAGCCGCTGGCTTTAACATCTACATAACGGATTTGGGGGAAGAAGGCGTAGACCTAGGTAAGGTTTATGAATACGACCTCATAATTCTAGATTTATCATTGCCAGACATTTCTGGTTATGAAGTTTTGAAACAGCTGCGCATGTCGCGCATCAATACACCTGTATTGATCTTGTCAGGTAACCCTGACATCGAAGCTAAAGTCAAAACTCTTGGTTATGGGGCGGATGATTACCTCACAAAACCATTCAACAAAGACGAGCTTATCGCTCGTATCACGGCAATCGTACGCCGCTCTAAAGGCCACGCTGAAAGTGTTATCCGCACCGGCGATATCCTTGTGAACCTCGATGCCAAAACAGTTGAAGTTAAGAACCAACGCGTTCACTTGACTGGTAAAGAATATCAAATGTTCGAGCTTTTATCTCTGCGCAAGGGTACAACCCTGACAAAAGAGATGTTCCTAAACCACCTTTACGGCGGCATGGACGAGCCAGAACTGAAAATTATCGATGTGTTCATTTGTAAGCTTCGTAAAAAGCTACAAAAAGCAACAGGCGGTGACCACTTCATCGAAACTGTTTGGGGCCGTGGTTACGTTCTTCGTGACCCATCACCTCAAATTGCTGTAGACGCAGCTTAA
- a CDS encoding tetratricopeptide repeat protein, which translates to MLNSRTKLLGIALSALGATSCVFFNTDDNTHEQKPFIEPLILSQSQCSGGPQKTTQSSQDTLLETSISFDFAKPFPLPNNIAKIFHYPISTSNKDAQHWFDTGLAHMANFNHDEAIAAFRKAQEIDANCAMCYWGEGLSFGSNINAPFDAKRGAAGLIAVQKAQTLANSASNREAALIGALATRYSKLEDGKTVENAETYAKAMHTVAQDYADDKTILTLAAEANMDTQPWDYWEAGARTPKGRTEQTLELLETALSIDPEFAPSIHLYIHTTEASVNPFRAEKYADTLAQQNLGVGHLVHMPSHTYLRLGHWKKSNDANIDAIAADEAYIANSKNGMAYAQSYYPHNVHFLVANAQLGGDASTALQMADKLKQLVKLDPDTLSPFGEHIAAAPIFTALQFDDSDAVMTAEKPAAAQLYLLTAWHYARGTSLLRQGDKTAAKAELAALSNLTDKTQIVDYEAFGLPMSGVIEVARLTLAGRVSASDGDLTKAINKLDEAADIHDQLSYMEPTWWHYPTRQTLGAMLIQDGQFDRAEREFYRTLIKSPNNAYALFGLAEAFKAQKDTISETYARHLFDDAWIGESGKTPDISDL; encoded by the coding sequence ATGCTAAATTCACGTACAAAACTGTTAGGCATCGCGTTAAGCGCGCTTGGTGCAACGTCTTGCGTATTCTTCAATACAGATGACAACACGCATGAACAAAAACCCTTTATAGAACCTCTCATACTCTCACAAAGCCAATGCTCTGGTGGCCCGCAAAAAACGACCCAATCATCACAAGATACACTGCTGGAAACATCAATAAGCTTCGACTTTGCTAAGCCTTTCCCACTTCCAAACAATATTGCCAAAATTTTCCACTATCCCATATCCACATCCAATAAAGATGCACAGCACTGGTTTGATACTGGGTTAGCGCATATGGCAAACTTCAATCACGACGAAGCAATTGCCGCTTTTCGCAAAGCACAAGAAATCGATGCAAACTGCGCCATGTGCTATTGGGGCGAAGGCCTATCCTTTGGCAGCAATATCAATGCACCTTTCGATGCAAAGCGCGGTGCCGCCGGCTTGATCGCAGTTCAAAAAGCGCAAACACTGGCAAATAGTGCCTCAAATCGTGAAGCCGCTCTTATTGGAGCTTTAGCGACGCGCTATTCAAAATTGGAAGACGGCAAAACAGTAGAAAACGCAGAAACCTACGCAAAAGCCATGCATACCGTTGCGCAAGATTATGCAGATGACAAAACAATTCTCACACTTGCCGCCGAAGCCAATATGGACACGCAGCCTTGGGATTATTGGGAAGCTGGTGCACGCACTCCTAAAGGGCGCACAGAACAAACGCTTGAGCTTCTTGAAACAGCCCTTTCAATAGATCCTGAATTTGCGCCGTCTATCCACCTTTACATTCACACAACCGAAGCCTCGGTTAACCCGTTTCGTGCTGAAAAATATGCAGACACTTTAGCACAGCAAAACCTTGGCGTCGGGCATCTCGTGCATATGCCATCCCATACCTATTTACGATTAGGTCATTGGAAAAAATCAAATGATGCCAACATAGATGCGATAGCTGCGGATGAAGCCTATATTGCCAACAGTAAAAACGGCATGGCTTATGCCCAATCCTACTACCCCCATAATGTTCATTTCCTCGTCGCAAATGCTCAGCTAGGCGGCGATGCCTCAACAGCTCTGCAAATGGCAGACAAGCTAAAACAACTCGTCAAATTAGATCCAGATACTTTATCTCCATTCGGTGAGCACATCGCTGCAGCACCTATTTTTACAGCGCTCCAATTTGATGATTCCGACGCAGTCATGACGGCAGAAAAGCCTGCTGCCGCTCAGCTCTATCTACTAACAGCTTGGCATTATGCGCGCGGCACATCTCTATTGCGCCAAGGTGATAAAACCGCCGCCAAGGCCGAACTTGCAGCATTAAGTAACCTGACAGACAAAACTCAAATCGTTGATTATGAAGCCTTTGGACTGCCAATGTCCGGCGTGATTGAAGTTGCGCGCCTAACGCTTGCAGGGCGCGTTTCCGCATCCGATGGTGATCTTACAAAAGCAATTAACAAGCTAGATGAAGCTGCCGACATTCACGACCAACTTTCCTATATGGAACCGACATGGTGGCATTACCCCACGCGGCAGACACTTGGCGCAATGCTCATTCAAGATGGTCAGTTTGACCGCGCCGAAAGAGAATTTTACAGAACGCTGATCAAATCACCCAACAATGCCTATGCCTTATTTGGGCTAGCTGAAGCCTTCAAAGCACAAAAGGATACAATATCTGAGACTTATGCACGCCATCTCTTTGATGACGCATGGATCGGCGAATCCGGAAAAACACCTGATATCTCAGACCTTTAA